CGGCCTGGCCGAGCGCGCGACCCGTATTTCCATGCTGGCCAACGATGATGCCAGCGCCGCCAAGGGCCTGGCCCTGTGGCAGCAGCGCGCCCCGCGCTCGTTGACCATGCGCAGCGCGGCCGGTGCGCTGGCCATGCGCCAGGGCGATGTGAAGGCCGCCCGCACCGAACTGCAGGCCCTGCTGGCCGACCCCGATGAGCGTGGCTGGAAGTTCGCCCTGGCCGCACTGATCGGCGGTGGCCGCGACCCGGCGGTGCCGGCGCAGGTGCTGGGCGAGCTGGTCGATGCCAATGCCATTCCACCCAAGATCGAGGCCTGGCAGGAGTTCGGTCGCCTGGCCCTGCGCATGGACAAGCCCGAGCTGGCGCGGCGCATGATCGATGAAGTGGTCAAGCGCTTCCCGGAAGAGCCGCGGGTAGCGCTGCTGCGTGCCAGCCAGCTGCAACAGGCGGGCGAGACCGACAAGGCATTGTCGCTGCTGCACGATGTCGAGCCGAAGACCCGGCAGGACCCCGAACTGCGCAATGCCGTGGCCATCGCCTACGACAACCTGGGGCAGCCAGCAGCGGCCGAGCGCGTACTGGCGTTCGGCCCGCAGGACGTACAGACCTGGGGCATGCGTGCTTCGCTGCTGGCCAAGCAGGGCGACAAGGCGGCGCTGTCCAACCTCTACAACGAACTGTCGCGGCAGGCGGCCAAGCCGGACCCGGCGCAGCGCCTGTTGCTGGGCAAGATCGCCGAGTACCTGAAGCGCTATCCCGAGGCGGTGCAGTGGTACCACAGCGTGCCCGGTGGCGATGAACTGAGCGAAGCGCGCCTGCGCGCGGCCAACGCCCAGGCCCTGGCCGGGCGCCTGCCGCTGGCGCTGGACGAAGTGCATGCGATCCAGTCCGATGCGGTGGTCGATGACGATGTACGCCGCGACGCCTATCTGCTGGAAGCCGAGCTGCGCCAGCGCGGCGACGACAGTGCCGGCGAACTGGATGCATTGGCCCGCGGCCTGGCCGCCTACCCGGACGACAACGGCCTGCTGTACGCCCGTGCGCTTACCTGGGAGCGCCGCGACGACATCCCGCGCGCCGAGGCCGACCTGCGCAAGATCCTGGTGACCGACCCGGAAAACGTGCCGGCGCTGAACGCGCTGGGCTACACCCTGGCCGATCGCACCGGCCGCCTGCAGGAAGCGCTGGAGCTGATCGACCGTGCCCGCGTGGCCGAGCCGGACAACGCCGCCATCGTCGACAGCTATGGCTGGGTGCTGTATCGCCTGGGCCGCAAGGAAGAAGCGCTGGTGCAGCTGCGCCGGGCCTGGACCCTGGCCAAGGACCCGGAGATCGCCGCCCACGTCGGCGAGGTGCTGTGGGTGCTGGGCAAGCATGACGAGGCCCGCCACTTCTTCGACGAAGCGGCCAAGCTCGACCCTGAAAACCGCGCGCTGCTGCGCGCCCGCGAGAAATTCAATCCATGAGTGGTTCCCTGATCCGGCCGCTGCTGTTGGCGGCCGCGACCCTGGCGGTGAGCGCCTGTACCAGCGTCGGCACGCAGAAGACCCCGGCGCCGACGGTGGTCGAGATTGTTTCAGCTGAAGCGGCGCAGGCCGAAGCGGCGCGCGTGGCGGCCCTGCAGGCACAGCCGGACTGGGCCTTCCAGGGCCGGGTCGCGGTCAGCAAGGGCAAGGACGGTGGCAGCGGTCGCATCGACTGGAAGCAGGACGGGCGCCGTTATGTGGTCGAGCTGAGCGCGCCGGTGACCCGGCAGAGCTGGAAGCTGACCGGCGATACCCATTCCGAAGCCGGTCGCCTGGAAGGGCTGGCCGGTGGCACCCGTGACGGTGAGGACGCCCAGCAGCTGCTGCTCGAGGCGACCGGCTGGGACATTCCGGTCAACCAGCTGCCGGAGTGGATCCGTGGCCTGGTGGCCGGCGATGCTGCCGGTCCGGAGAAGGTCGAGCGCGACGGTGAAGGCCGGCCGCGCCGCATGCAGCAGATGGGCTGGCAGGTGCAGTACCTGGACTGGTACCCGGCCGACGCCGGACGGCCGGCGCTGCCGCGCCGGATCGAGGCCAGCAACGGTGACGCCAAGGTGCGCCTGCTGGTGGACCAGTGGGGGCAGGGCACGCCATGAGCGGGGCAGTCGACGACGCGGGCTGGTCCTGGTGGCCGGCCCCGGCCAAGCTGAACCTGTTCCTGCACATCACCGGCCGCCGGGCCGACGGCTACCACGAGCTGCAGACCGTGTTCCGCCTGCTGGACTGGGGGGACCGCATCGGCCTGCGCCTGCGTGAAGACGGCCAGGTGCGTCGGCAGGGCGAGGGCCTGGTCGGCGTGGCCGAGGCTGAAGACCTGGCGGTGCGTGCCGCGCGCCTGCTCAAGGAAGTGGCGAATGTCGCCCAAGGCGCGGACATCATCGTGGAAAAGCATGTATCTGCCGGTGGTGGCTTCGGCGGTGGTTCGTCCGATGCGGCCACCGTGCTGGTGGTGCTGAACCGACTCTGGCAGGCGGGCCTGGACGAAGACGCGCTGGCCGCGCTGGGCCTGCGCCTGGGCGCCGACGTGCCGGTGTTCGTGCGTGGCCGCAATGCCTGGGCCGAAGGGGTGGGCGAGCGGCTGCAGCCGATCACGCTGGCGCCAGCCTGGTATGTGGTGGTTGAACCGGGCGTTCATGTTCCTACGCCGGTCCTGTTTGCAGACCCGGATTTGACGCGCGACAGCCCAGTGGCGAAAATAGAGGACTTCGCTTCCGGGACCCTGGTCGGGAACGCGTTCGAACCGGTGCTGCGCCGCCGTGAGCCTGCCGTCGAGGCAGCGCTTGCCGCGTTGAGCGACATCGGCGCGGCGCGGCTGACCGGTTCGGGAAGTGGTTGTTTCGTCGAGTTCGCATCGCAGGCTGCTGCAGAGCAGGGACGGTCGAAGTTGCCGAAGGAGTTGCGGGCAAGGGTGGCAGCGGGCGTTGCGCGTTCGCCACTGCTGGATGCACTCGAGCAACACTGATTTATCAATGCAGGGGCGTCGCCAAGAGGCCCAAGGCACCAGGTTTTGATCCTGGCATTCGTAGGTTCGAATCCTACCGCCCCTGCCAATAGCGGCTGTGTCCGCGCCTTCCAGCGCATCACCTGCGCGGGACGTGGAAACAACCGCGGTGTTGTCAGCAGCAAGGGTCCATCAGGGTCCTTGCCGACTCCGGATCCCCGCCACTCGTCCCCGCCCGAGACAATCATGATGCAAGAGTCCCCGAACCTGCTGGTCTTTTCCGGCAACGCCAACAAACGTCTGGCGCAGAACATCTGCAAGGAACTGGGGGTTCGCCCGGGCAAGGCGCTGGTCTCGCACTTCTCCGATGGTGAAGTGCAGGTGGAAATCGAAGAGAACGTCCGCAAGCAGGACGTGTTCGTGATCCAGCCGACCTGCGCGCCGAGCGCGGAAAACCTGATGGAACTGCTGGTGCTGATCGACGCGCTCAAGCGCGCATCGGTGGCCAGCGTGACCGCCGTGGTGCCGTACTTCGGCTACTCGCGCCAGGACCGCCGCATGCGTTCCTCGCGCGTGCCGATCACCGCCAAGCTGGCGGCGAAGATGTTCAGCACCGCTGGCGCTGATCGCGTGCTGACCGTCGACCTGCACGCTGACCAGATCCAGGGCTTCTTCGATATTCCGGTGGACAACGTGTATGCGTCCCCGCTGCTGCTGGCCGACATCTGGCGCGCCTACGGCACCGAGAACCTGATCGTCGTGTCGCCGGACGTGGGCGGCGTGGTCCGCGCCCGTGCGGTGGCCAAGCGCCTGGATGACGCCGACCTGGCGATCATCGACAAGCGCCGCCCGCGCGCCAACGTCTCCACCGTGATGAACATCATCGGTGACGTCGAAGGCAAGACCTGCGTGATGGTCGATGACATCGTCGATACCGCCGGCACCCTGTGCGCCGCTGCCGCTGCCCTGAAGGCGCGCGGTGCGCTCAAGGTCGCCGCCTACTGCACCCACGCGGTGCTGTCGGGCCCGGCGGTGGACAACATCACCAATTCCCAGCTCGACGAGCTGGTGGTGACCGACACCATCCCGCTGAAGGACGCAGCGCGGGTGTGCAGCAAGATCCGCCAGCTGAGCGTGGCGGAAATGCTGGCCGAAACGATGCGCCGCATCGCCTTCGGCGAGTCAGTCAGCTCGCTGTACGTCGACTGAGTTTTTCGTCCCTGCCGGCAACGGCGGGGACATACCCCGGGTGCTTCTGGTCGCGGAAGCATCTTCAACCGCCACGCCGCAAGGCAAGGCAACAACCTGAGTAGTCGAAAATGTCGAAGACCCATGAAATCAAGGTCACCAAGCGTGAACTGCAGCGTAAGGGTGCGAGCCGCCGCCTGCGTCACGCTGGTGTGATCCCGGCCATCGTGTACGGCGGCAACGCCGAGCCGGTCGCCATCAGCCTGGACCACAACGAAATCTGGCTGGCCCAGCAGAACGAGTGGTTCTATGCCTCGATCCTGGACCTGAACCTGGACGGCCAGGTGCAGAAGGTCCTGCTGCGTGACATGCAGCGCCACCCGTACAAGCAGCTGATCATGCACCTGGACTTCCAGCGCGTGAACGAGAACGAAGCCCTGACCGCTTCGGTCCCGCTGCACTTCATCAACGAAGACACCTCGCCGGCCGGCAAGGCTGCCGACGTCGTGGTCACCCACGAACTGAAGGAAGTGACCATCACCTGCCTGCCGAAGGACCTGCCGGAGTCGATCGAAGTCGACCTGGGCGAGCTGAAGGCCGGTGACGTGGTGTACCTGTCCAACATCAAGCTGCCGAAGGGCGTGGAAATCCCGGCCCTGGCGCTGGGCAAGGACCACGACGACGCCATCGTCACCGCCAAGGCCGGCAAGGCCGACGCGGCTGACGAAGAAGCGGCTGCCGCCGAGTAATACCGCTGCGGTGCCTGCCTCCGGGCAGGCACCGCATTGGAAGGAACCATGGCAGGACTGCGACTGATCGTCGGTCTGGGCAACCCCGGATCGGAACACGCCCGGACCCGGCACAATGCCGGGTTTCATTTCGTTGAGGCCCTGGCGGAAAAAGCCGGTGCGCGATGGAACGTGGACAGCAAGCTGTTCGGTGAGACCGCCAAGGTCGAGATCGCCGGGCAGGCGGTGTGGCTGCTCAAGCCCGCCACCTTCATGAACCTCAGCGGCAAGTCGGTCACCGCCGCACAGCGGTTCTGGAAGATCGAGCCGGAAGAAACCCTGCTGGCCCACGACGAACTGGACCTGGCGCCCGGCGTGGCGCGGTTGAAGTTCGACGGTGGCCACGGCGGCCAGAACGGCCTGCGCGACACCATCCGCCTGCTCGGCCACGGCAAGTTCCATCGCCTGCGTGTGGGCATCGGCCATCCCGGCCACAAGGACCGCGTGGTGGGGTGGGTGCTTGGTCGCCCGTCGAAGGACGACGACGTGCTGATCGCGCGCGCCATCGACGATGCGATCGATGTGATGCCGCTGGCAGTGCAGGGCGATTTCAGCGAAGCGATGAAGCGGCTGCATACCCCGAAATAGCCGGTAGGTACCGACCGTTGGTCGGTACGGAAGCAACCAGACCGGTAGGTACCGACCGTTGGTCGGTACGGAGAATGATTGGAAAAGCAGCGCCCATGTCGCTGTTTCCCCAATCACTTTCACCCCAGAGAGCTGTCACCCATGGGTATCAAATGCGGCATCGTCGGCCTGCCCAACGTCGGCAAGTCGACCCTGTTCAATGCGCTGACCAAGGCGGGTATCGCCGCGGCGAATTTCCCGTTCTGCACCATCGAGCCGAACGTCGGCATCGTGCCGGTGCCGGATCCGCGCCTGAACGAGCTGGCAGCGATCATCAACCCGCAGAAGGTCATCCCGACCGCGGTCGAATTCGTCGACATCGCCGGCCTGGTCGCTGGTGCCGCCAGCGGTGAAGGCCTGGGCAACAAGTTCCTGGCGCACATCCGCGAAGTCGATGCGATCACCCACGTGGTGCGCTGCTTCGAGAACGCCGACGTCATCCACGTCAACAACAAGGTCGACCCGATCTCGGACATCGAAACCATCGATACCGAGCTGGCGCTGGCCGACCTGGACAGCGTCGAGAAGGCGCTGAACCGCGCCGAGCGTGCGGCCAAGGGTGGTGACAAGGACGCCGCGGCGCGCAAGCCGGTGCTGGCCAAGCTGCAGGCCGCGCTGGCCGACGGCAAGTCCGGCCGTTCGGTGGGCCTGGACGAGGAAGAGAAGGCGCTGGTGCGCGACCTGTTCCTGCTGACCCTGAAGCCGGTGATGTACATCGCCAACGTGCTGGAAGACGGTTTCGAGAACAACCCGCACCTGGAAGCCGTGCGTGCGCACGCTGCCGCCGAAGGCGCACAGGTGGTGCCGGTGTCGGCCGCGATCGAAGAAGAGCTGTCCCAGCTCGACGACGAAGACCGCGATACCTTCCTGGCCGACCTGGGTCTGAGCGAGCCGGGCCTGAACCGCGTGATCAACGCGGCCTACAGCCTGCTCGGCCTGCAGACCTACTTCACCGCCGGCGTGAAGGAAGTCCGTGCGTGGACCGTCCGCAAGGGCGCCACCGCCCCGCAGGCCGCGGCGGTCATCCACACCGACTTCGAGAAGGGCTTCATCCGCGCTGAAACCATCGCGTATGACGACTTCATCAAGTACAAGGGCGAAGCCGGTGCCAAGGAAGCCGGCCGCCTGCGCCTGGAAGGCAAGGAATACCGCGTGCAGGAAGGCGACATCCTGCACTTCCGCTTCAACGTCTGATCCTTCGGCATCGGATCGACTTCGGACGCCCCGCCCTGTGCGGGGCGTTCGCGTTTCCGGTGATGGACAAAAAAACACCACGCTGGGAAACGCTTGCGGTGTGATGTTCGCCGGTACTTGTCCACAGCAAACTCCCATCGCTTTCCACGGCAGATGTGGAAAACCGCGCCCGCCTCTGTAGAACCGAGCCCATGCTCGGCCTTACACGGCTTTCCCGTGCGGCGTGGACAATTTTTCACCACGCTTCGAAACGCCTGCGTGGCAACACTCCCACCCACTTGTCCACATCAAATCCCAACCACTCTCCACGAGGGGTGTGGAAAACTGCGAAGGAGCATGGACAAAAAACAGCCACATCCCGAAACGCCTGCTACGTGCGGTTCGCAGGCACTTGTCCACACCAAACCCCCATCGCTTTCCACGCCGCATGTGGAAAAAGTGCCCGGCACTCCCTTGCCGGGCACATCCCGCATCACCAGTTGTACGACACGCCCAGCTGGGCGCCGACATCGCGGAAGCCCATGCCGCCGCTCTGCCGGCTCAGTTCACCCCAGCCGCGCCAGCCGCCGGACAGATCCACCTGCACGCCGGCCTTGGCTTCGTAGATGTCGCGCGGCAGCTGCCGCTGCAGCCGCTCGCCGTCCATCGCCAGGCCCGCGCCATTGCCGCCGGACCACCAGTTCACCGCCACGTACGGGTGCACCTGGCCCTGCGCTGCGCTCAACCCACGGCTGTACAGGCGCAGGCCGAGGCGGGTGCTGGTCTCGCCGCCACCGCGGTCTTCGACCACCGTGCCGTTGGCCTCGACCACGCGGTCGCTGTCATAACGGCTGTGCACCACCTGCAGCTGCGGTTCCAGGTAGATGCCGCGCTGCGCGGTGCGCCGCAGTGGCAGCACATAGCCGGCCTCGGCCGACGCACTCCAGTTGCGTGCGTCATAGCGCTCCTTCTGCAGGCCTTCGCCCTGCACGCTGTTGCGGAAGCGGCCGTACTGCAGCCAACCATCGACATAGGCACCGCGTTCCATCCGCGCATCCTGCAGCCAGGTGGCATAGGCACCCACGCTGGTGCCGGTGACCACGCCACGCGCGGTGTAGCCGGTCACCTGCGAGCGGCTGTCATTGCGCGCGCGGCCATGGCCGAGCATCGCACCGGCCTGTAGTTCGCCGGCGCCACCCACCTCGAAGCGGCGTCCGGCGCCGACCAGCACGCCGCTGATCTGGCCATCGACCTGTACTTGGCGGTTGCGGTCATGGCTGTCGGGCTGCGCGCTGCGAAGGTGCATCCAGGCCACGGCGTCACTGCCGGCGCCGGCCTGGGCGGCGGGATCACCGGCGCGGTCGTGCAGGCTGTGCCGGAACATGCCCAGCGCGGCGCTGCGGTTGGCCTGGTAGGCCGCCGGTTCCGGGCGTTCCACCTGCGGGCGCGGCGGATCGATCGGCGGCTCCGGCGGCAACGGCGGATCGATCGGCGGTTGCGGCGGCGACGGCGGGTCGACCGGCGGCTCAGGCGGCTGCGGCGGGTCGATCGGGGGATCCGGCGGCTGCGGCGGATCGACCGGCGGCACGTATTCCGAGCGCAGGTACCAGTTGCCATCATCCGGGGTCGACACGCCGCCCTTGAACAGGAAGTAGTCGTAGGCACCGGCGACCGCGCGCCCCTGCAGGCTGAACTGTGCATCCGACTGGCCGTCCACGGTGATCAGGCGGATGCCCTCCTGGGTCAGCGCACCGGCGCCGCCGGCATTGCGCACGCTCACGCTGGCGGTGCCGCTGCTGTTGCCGTTGATCACCAGCTGGTCGCCCAACGAAGTGTCGTCGCCCAGCGCGCGGTTGAAGATCCACTGGCCACCATTGCCCACGTAGTCGCCGCTGACGGTGACCGTCTTGAAGCCGTCCGCCGCCGGCGCATCGAAGGCGATGGTGCCGGCGTGTTCGAGCGTGCCGACGCTGGAACTGGCACGTACGTTCCACTGGCTGCTGCCATCCAGCGCCAGCTGTGCGACCTGGTAGCCGGAGTCGTTGCGCAGGGCACCGCTGAACGTGGTGCCGTTGCCCAGCAGCATGTGCACGTCGGCCGTCGCGCTGTCGACCACCACATCACCGCGCAGCGTGCTGGCGTCGGCGCTGAAGTCGATGCGGCTGGTCGCCACGCTGCTGCCATCGGTGAATACCGTGTCGCTGACCCGCAGCAGACGGCCGTTGCCGTCGCCCGCAGTCACATCGCTGCCATTGACGGTCAACGCATGGTTGCTGCCCTGCAGCCAGAACGCGGCGCCGCTGGTGGTCTCGATGTGGCTGTCATTGAAAGTGGCACGGTTCCAGTACGGGCCGAACGCGGTCAGGTAGGAGCGGTAGCCACCGCTGTTGCTGCCGGTCATGCGGATGTCCAGGCGATCGGCCTGGGTCAGCCGCGCGGTGTTCATGTGCACGATGCCAAATACATTCTCGCCGTCGCTGCGGATCGCAACGTTGTCGAGCAGCGCGGTGGCGGTGGAGCCGCCGATGAACACGCCACCGCCGCCGTTGCCGCGCACGTCGATCACGCCGCCGTTGGCTTCGATGCGGCTGGCGGTGCTGCCGGTGGAGCCGGTCACGCGCACGCCGTAGGTCGCATCGCCGTGCGTGGTGATCCGGCCACCCTGCACGCTGGCGACGCCGCCGGCGATCTCCACGCCGTAGCCATAGGTGTCGGTCCAGGTATCAACGGTGCTGTTGGTCAGCTGCAGGCGCGACTCATCACTGGCCAGCCAGAATCCGGAGTAGCCATCGCGCACATCGAACGCCGCATCGCGGGCGGTCAGCTGGCCCCAGTTGTTGATGTTCACGCCATAGCCGCCAACGGTGTAGAAGCTGCCGCCGTTGATCACCGCGCTGGAATAGGTCTTGCTGATGCTGCTGCCGAGCAGGCGCATGCTGCCGCCCACCGAGTGCGCTTCCACGTTCTCCAGCAGCACGCTGCCGCCGCTGTCGATATCGAACCAGCCGCCGTCCAGATAGGTGTCGTACAACTCGGCGCGGCTGCCCACGCCATCGACGGCGACGCCGGCGAGGATGCCGCCGGGAGCCAGGGTGATCCGGCTGTTGCGGATCGTCAGCAGGCCGGCGCTTTCGGCGCGCAGGCGTGCGCCACTGTCGGCGCTCATCTGCAGGGCATCCAGATGCACCTCACTGCCCTTGCCGGAGGCGCCGGCCAGGCTGCCGACGCCGCCGGTCATCGCAATGCGGCCGCCGGTGTAGCGGATCACGCCACCAGCGGATGCCTGCACGCTGGCATAGCCGCTGCCGTTGCGGGTGGTATCGATGTCGACATCGCGTGCGTCGATCACGCTGCCGGCACCATTGGCATACAGCGCATAGAAGCCCGTGCCGGTCGCCGGTGCGATCGACAGCGTTGCACCGCGCAGCTGCACCTGGCCACCATTGGCGGCTGACACGCCGCTGCCATTGGCGGTCACGTTGATGCGGCTACCCTCGATCAGCGCATTGCTGCCGGTACCGGTGACCGTAAGTGCGAAGCTGCCCGCGCTGTGGTTGAGGACATCGTCGGCACCCAGCTGCAGGCTGTCACCGTCACTGACCTGCAGTGGGCCGGTGAGGTCTGCGGCGTGCGCCGGCAGCGCTGCCCACAGGGCAGTGGCCAGCAGGCTGGGAATGAGGGGAACACGCGTGGCGCGCGCGCGCCCGTATGCACGGCGGTGCCGTGTGGGGGAGGCGTTCATGCTGATGGACTTCCTGTGGCAGGACGCAGCGAGGCTGCGCGGACTGACGCGGCAGGGCCGCGTCGCTGCGGAAGCCCCACGCGATGGCGCCTGCAGGCACCATCGGACTTCCGTCCCCGGGGGCGGTGCGGCAACTGCTTGCGCATGCACCATGGCGGGATGCGTCCAGCCTAGAAATCGTCCTTGTCCGATGGAATCAGGCGTTTCCTAAAGCCATTGCCGGCCCCGTTGCGGGGGCCGGCGGAGTTCAGCCGGGAATGGGCCTCAGCCGAACAGCGAGGCCTGCAGGCAGTACTCGATCAGCGCCTGGTCGCTGTCCACGCCGAGTTTGCGCATCGCGCTGATCTTCTGCGTGCTGACCGTCTTGGCGCTGCGCTGCAGCTGGCGTGCGATGTCGCCCACGCTCATGCCGCTGGTGAACAGGCGGATCACCTCCAGCTCGCGCGGCGACAGGCGCGCACGGACCGCATCGGCATCGGCCGGTTCGCTCGCGGCTACCGGCAGCAGTCCCGGGGGGCGGTAGACGCGGTCGGCCAGCACCACGCGCAGGGCCTGTACCAGGCTGCCCAAACCATGGCTTTTGAGCACCACGCCGCCCGCGCCGGCGGCATACATCGCCGCAACCAACGATGGATTGGACACCATCGTCAGCACCAGCAGGCGCGTCTCCGGGAAGCTGCGGCGCAGGAACGAGATCAGCTTGATGCCGTCCCCGAAGCGATCGCCCCCCGGCATGCTGTAGTCGGTGATGACCGCCTGTGGCCGAGTCCGGGTCATCAGCTCGATCAGCGTAGCCGGATCGGCCGCTTCGCCCACGATGTCCAGGTCCAGTTCCCCGGCCAGTACGTCGCGGATGCCGGCAAGCACGATCGGGTGGTCGTCGGCGATGAGGATCCGTGTGGTCATGGCAGGGTCGGGTCGTCAGGAGGGGAAGGAGGCGCAGCGTCGCGCAGCGGATGCAGCAGCTGTTCGAGGCGTTGCTGGAAGCCGGCAAGAGCGGCCGCCTGGGTAGCCAGGTCATCGCCGCCGGCAAGGCACTGTTCGATCTGCAGGCCGCTGTCCACCAGCGCAGGTGCACCGACGATCACCAGCGCGCCGCGGATGCGGTGCAGAACCTGCACCACGCAGGCCGGATCGGCGGCGGCGATCGCCTGGCGCAGGCTGTTCAGGTCGGCCTGCATGGTCTGTACGAACAGCGACTGCATCTTCGCCGGAACCTGCAGCGGGGGATCCTTGTCGTGCGACGCGGTGGACGCAGGGCGCTGCTGCATCGCAGGGGCCGGCGCTTCGCTGTCGGTGATCCGGGTCAGCAGGCGCTGCAGGGCTTCCAGCGTGATCGGCTTGACCAGCACGCCCTGCATGCCGGATTCCTGGCAGCGTTGGCGTTCGGCCGGGTCGGCATTGGCGGTCGCGCCGTGGATCGGCACGCTGACACCACGTGCCCGCAATGCGCGGGCCAGGCCGTAGCCATCCAGCCCGGGCATGTTCAGGTCGGTCAGCACCAGCGCAAACGCGCCCTGCTGCCAGTAGCCCAGCGCTTCATTGCCATCGCTGGCGACCACGGCGCGGCAGCCGAGCTGTTCCAGCTGGTCGCGCAGGATCGCCTGGTTGATCGGGTTGTCCTCGGCGACCAGCACCTGCAGGCCGAAATGACGCGTCGCTGGCAGGCGCCCTTCTGCGCTGGCGGCCAGCGGCTGGCCACTGGCTGCGGCCAGGGCAACCACGATCGCGTCGAACCGATGCAGGCCAACCTGCCAGAAGCCGTTGATCTGCTGCGGCCGCACGCCGCCTTCGCGGCAGGCGACCACGCGCGGTCCATCCGCCCAAGCGGGCAGCGGGTCGTCCAGGACCAGCTCGAGCAGCACGGCGGACGATGGCAGGCCTGCTGCGCTGTCTTCCCGGTACACGCTGGCCTGTGCACCGCGCTGCTGCAGGCGCTCGCATAGCGATTGCACCAGTTCGCGCACGCCGCCCCGCACCTGTATCTGCAGGCCGGCGGGCAGCTGTGGCGCGGGTGACTGCTGTGGATCCGGTGGTGCCGATGGCAGCGGCAGTTCAACACTGAAACTGCTGCCCAGGCCGCTCTCGCTGACCACGCGCAGCTGCCCCTCCATCAACGCCACAAGGTGCGCGCAGATGGCCAGGCCCAGGCCGGTGCCCCGCATCGCATCGGTGCCCGGGTTGGCCTGGAAGAATGGCTCGAACAGATGCGCCTGGTG
This portion of the Stenotrophomonas sp. WZN-1 genome encodes:
- a CDS encoding autotransporter outer membrane beta-barrel domain-containing protein; its protein translation is MNASPTRHRRAYGRARATRVPLIPSLLATALWAALPAHAADLTGPLQVSDGDSLQLGADDVLNHSAGSFALTVTGTGSNALIEGSRINVTANGSGVSAANGGQVQLRGATLSIAPATGTGFYALYANGAGSVIDARDVDIDTTRNGSGYASVQASAGGVIRYTGGRIAMTGGVGSLAGASGKGSEVHLDALQMSADSGARLRAESAGLLTIRNSRITLAPGGILAGVAVDGVGSRAELYDTYLDGGWFDIDSGGSVLLENVEAHSVGGSMRLLGSSISKTYSSAVINGGSFYTVGGYGVNINNWGQLTARDAAFDVRDGYSGFWLASDESRLQLTNSTVDTWTDTYGYGVEIAGGVASVQGGRITTHGDATYGVRVTGSTGSTASRIEANGGVIDVRGNGGGGVFIGGSTATALLDNVAIRSDGENVFGIVHMNTARLTQADRLDIRMTGSNSGGYRSYLTAFGPYWNRATFNDSHIETTSGAAFWLQGSNHALTVNGSDVTAGDGNGRLLRVSDTVFTDGSSVATSRIDFSADASTLRGDVVVDSATADVHMLLGNGTTFSGALRNDSGYQVAQLALDGSSQWNVRASSSVGTLEHAGTIAFDAPAADGFKTVTVSGDYVGNGGQWIFNRALGDDTSLGDQLVINGNSSGTASVSVRNAGGAGALTQEGIRLITVDGQSDAQFSLQGRAVAGAYDYFLFKGGVSTPDDGNWYLRSEYVPPVDPPQPPDPPIDPPQPPEPPVDPPSPPQPPIDPPLPPEPPIDPPRPQVERPEPAAYQANRSAALGMFRHSLHDRAGDPAAQAGAGSDAVAWMHLRSAQPDSHDRNRQVQVDGQISGVLVGAGRRFEVGGAGELQAGAMLGHGRARNDSRSQVTGYTARGVVTGTSVGAYATWLQDARMERGAYVDGWLQYGRFRNSVQGEGLQKERYDARNWSASAEAGYVLPLRRTAQRGIYLEPQLQVVHSRYDSDRVVEANGTVVEDRGGGETSTRLGLRLYSRGLSAAQGQVHPYVAVNWWSGGNGAGLAMDGERLQRQLPRDIYEAKAGVQVDLSGGWRGWGELSRQSGGMGFRDVGAQLGVSYNW
- a CDS encoding response regulator, producing the protein MTTRILIADDHPIVLAGIRDVLAGELDLDIVGEAADPATLIELMTRTRPQAVITDYSMPGGDRFGDGIKLISFLRRSFPETRLLVLTMVSNPSLVAAMYAAGAGGVVLKSHGLGSLVQALRVVLADRVYRPPGLLPVAASEPADADAVRARLSPRELEVIRLFTSGMSVGDIARQLQRSAKTVSTQKISAMRKLGVDSDQALIEYCLQASLFG